In Candidatus Bathyarchaeia archaeon, the DNA window ATGAAAACCGGCATCACCCTTCGAAAATGGCGCAATTTTTTCCTTGTCATATCAAGGCTCGTTCTCGTTCAGACTCGGCTTGACTATGGGCGTAAAGATATTATGCCGAGAGTTGTCGCCAAGAAAAGTACGTATATGAAGAGCAGAATCGCGCCCTCTTTCCAGCCCAACCTCTCCATCGACAAGAAATACCATAAAAATAGGTTGGCGATGAGAGAAAAAATGACCAAATCGGTGAAAAAGACCATGTCCTTCACCGTAAACGGCGAAGCAATCAAAGTAACCCCCAAAATCAATGTTATGTTCATGAAGCCGCTTCCTATGATGTTACCTAAGGCTAACGCTGAGTGTCCCTTAAGAAAAGCCTTCACGCTAATGGAGAATTCTGGCAGACTGGTGCCAAACGCAATAACAGTGGCGCCGATCAAGGCCTTTGACAAGCCTGCAAATTCCGCTATAACAACTGCGGACTCAACTATAAAATAAGCGCTTAGAATAACGCCTGCGACACCCACGAAGGTGAGCGCGACGTATAGGCGCAATTTCCTCCTCATATCCTCAGAAACCTCTTCACTCTCTCCAGCTGGGATTCTAATCTTGGACAACTGATATGTGTATAAGCCAAAAATCAACAACAAAATCAAGCCAACAAACCAACTTGCATAAGCTAGATACACCAACGACAAGGGAATGATCGAAGCCACGAAGAGACCGAAGTAGAGGCTTCCAAACTCTCTCTTAGCCATGGTAGGGATCATTTTCACATTACGTGAACGCCCCAATGAAGCAACGAGAAGAGCAGATAACCCGACTATTAGACAAACGTTCACAACGTTTGAGCCAATGACGTTTCCAACCGAAATCGCACCCTCGCCGCCAAACGCGGCGAAAACAGCCACACTCAACTCGGGCAAAGACGTAGAAAAGGCTATCAAAATAAAACCTACGGTCATTTTTCCAAGCCCAGTTATGTCCGAGACTTTGATTGCGTTAGTGATAGTCACGTGA includes these proteins:
- a CDS encoding sodium:calcium antiporter; the encoded protein is MDIIVSLLLLGIFLIVLNYSSHVTITNAIKVSDITGLGKMTVGFILIAFSTSLPELSVAVFAAFGGEGAISVGNVIGSNVVNVCLIVGLSALLVASLGRSRNVKMIPTMAKREFGSLYFGLFVASIIPLSLVYLAYASWFVGLILLLIFGLYTYQLSKIRIPAGESEEVSEDMRRKLRLYVALTFVGVAGVILSAYFIVESAVVIAEFAGLSKALIGATVIAFGTSLPEFSISVKAFLKGHSALALGNIIGSGFMNITLILGVTLIASPFTVKDMVFFTDLVIFSLIANLFLWYFLSMERLGWKEGAILLFIYVLFLATTLGIISLRP